A genome region from Cohaesibacter gelatinilyticus includes the following:
- a CDS encoding 5,10-methylenetetrahydrofolate reductase: MMRPTLNAAGRLPASIEVSPKQAVERDDIYDLIPKGCRVYVTDLGNAPEDMIIAANARLARAGYCPVPHFAARRFASVEHFEKRLERLAGEAGITDVLTIAGEAVQPGPIASSLDMMRTGAFDRHGIRHIAVAGHPTGAPDIPTPTIRSFLMQKHEYAQTSDADYRIVTQFGFDPGRILEWFDELKSWGNEFPVHVGIAGPAKTTTLMKYAAMVGLGNSVQFLKKKGSSLMPLLTGYNPDVVVGPLEEAVNRDAAKQLAQIHVYPFGGVAKAAEWLNNRQSWPGLTQDNTPSPFRAEAVS, translated from the coding sequence ATGATGCGACCAACTTTGAATGCGGCAGGCAGACTCCCCGCTTCTATTGAAGTATCGCCAAAGCAAGCCGTGGAACGAGACGATATTTATGATCTCATTCCAAAAGGCTGTCGTGTCTATGTGACCGATCTAGGCAATGCGCCCGAAGACATGATTATCGCTGCCAATGCCCGTTTGGCACGGGCGGGATATTGCCCCGTTCCTCATTTTGCTGCTCGCCGTTTCGCAAGTGTCGAGCATTTTGAAAAGCGTCTGGAAAGGCTGGCAGGTGAAGCTGGTATCACGGATGTTTTGACCATTGCTGGTGAAGCAGTTCAACCAGGCCCTATTGCCTCCTCGCTGGATATGATGCGCACCGGCGCATTTGACCGGCATGGTATCAGGCATATAGCGGTTGCTGGGCATCCAACCGGAGCACCTGATATTCCAACTCCGACCATCCGATCCTTCCTGATGCAAAAGCATGAATATGCCCAGACCAGTGATGCAGATTATCGGATCGTCACCCAGTTTGGATTTGATCCAGGTCGCATTCTGGAATGGTTTGATGAGTTGAAAAGCTGGGGCAATGAATTTCCTGTCCATGTCGGAATTGCTGGTCCTGCCAAGACGACCACCTTGATGAAATATGCCGCAATGGTCGGGTTGGGAAATTCAGTTCAGTTTCTGAAGAAAAAAGGTTCCTCTTTGATGCCATTGCTCACCGGTTATAACCCCGATGTTGTGGTGGGGCCATTGGAAGAAGCAGTGAACCGAGATGCTGCCAAACAATTGGCTCAAATTCACGTTTATCCATTTGGTGGCGTTGCCAAGGCAGCAGAATGGTTGAATAACCGGCAGAGTTGGCCCGGCTTGACCCAAGACAATACCCCATCCCCTTTTAGAGCAGAGGCCGTATCATGA
- a CDS encoding methyltetrahydrofolate cobalamin methyltransferase: protein MTRTIVSSHKQEVVIGFDQPFCIIGERINPTGRKKLAAEMKEGNYETVKADALAQVAAGAHMLDVNAGIPLADEPAILAETIQLVQSLVDVPISIDSSIIDALEAGLSVYQGKALVNSVTGEEESLERVLPLVKKYGAAVVAISNDETGISTDPDVRFAVAKKIVERAQDHGIPAADVVVDPLVMPIGAMNDAGRQVFHLLRRLKEELKVNSTCGASNISFGIPNRHVMNAHFLAMASVAGMTSAIMNPLHKEELDGIRAADTLNGVDPDCMAWIKANRDPAAAGGEDAAGGRRRRGGRRARSSAA, encoded by the coding sequence ATGACTAGAACCATTGTCAGCTCCCATAAGCAGGAAGTCGTGATCGGCTTTGATCAACCCTTCTGTATCATTGGTGAGCGTATCAACCCGACAGGCCGCAAGAAGCTTGCCGCTGAAATGAAAGAGGGTAACTACGAGACCGTGAAGGCTGATGCACTCGCGCAGGTGGCAGCTGGCGCTCATATGTTGGATGTGAATGCTGGTATTCCTCTTGCCGATGAGCCCGCCATTCTGGCAGAGACGATCCAGCTCGTTCAGTCTCTGGTGGATGTACCAATTTCCATCGACAGTTCTATCATCGACGCTCTGGAAGCAGGTCTTTCTGTTTATCAGGGAAAGGCATTGGTCAATTCCGTAACAGGAGAAGAGGAAAGCCTTGAGCGCGTCCTACCATTGGTCAAGAAATATGGTGCAGCCGTCGTTGCCATTTCCAATGATGAAACAGGCATTTCAACCGACCCCGATGTGCGTTTTGCTGTTGCCAAGAAGATTGTCGAACGCGCTCAGGATCATGGCATTCCAGCTGCAGATGTCGTTGTCGATCCTCTTGTCATGCCAATCGGTGCCATGAATGATGCAGGACGTCAGGTCTTTCATTTGCTGCGTCGGTTGAAGGAAGAGCTGAAAGTCAACAGCACCTGCGGAGCCTCCAACATTTCCTTTGGCATTCCCAACCGTCATGTGATGAATGCCCATTTCCTTGCCATGGCATCGGTCGCCGGCATGACATCTGCTATCATGAACCCTCTCCATAAGGAAGAGCTGGATGGCATTCGCGCTGCCGATACTCTGAATGGCGTGGATCCGGATTGCATGGCATGGATCAAGGCCAATCGTGATCCGGCTGCAGCTGGAGGAGAAGATGCTGCTGGTGGTCGCCGTCGTCGCGGTGGTCGTCGGGCACGCAGCAGCGCTGCATAA